From the Dioscorea cayenensis subsp. rotundata cultivar TDr96_F1 unplaced genomic scaffold, TDr96_F1_v2_PseudoChromosome.rev07_lg8_w22 25.fasta BLBR01000372.1, whole genome shotgun sequence genome, one window contains:
- the LOC120254162 gene encoding subtilisin-like protease SBT3, with protein sequence MASPFACLLFRTCLLLSTLVGISLVMAAERSTYIVHMDGSVMPKAFNHHKQWYTASLQSLSVATSNLLYVYENAMHGFSVALSGEELKALKKMPGVLDVHKDRHAKVDTTHTYEFLNLNVATGLWPASNYGEDVIIGVIDTGVWPEHKSFNDRGMSEVPKRWKGVCEAGEEFNSSMCNRKLIGARYFNKGVIAGNPGATITMNSTRDIEGHGTHTSSTAAGSYAAANFFGYAPGVARGVAHRARLAMYKVLWLEGRYASDVLAAMDQAMIDGVDVISISMGFDGLPLYEDPIAIASFGAMEKGIIVSSSAGNAGPDLETLHNGIPWVLTVAAGTIDRQLSGIVVLGNGQIITGTTHYPENAFLVDVPVAYDETILPCNSSKLLSSVAADNIIICKDKGKTWKQESFVTQSRAAGALIIANTSEYIFEYTSPVIVIGPEDGVMLVEYAKNNSTATVTMKFKQTFVGTKPAPAVASFSSRGPSPSFKSVLKPDIMAPGVDVLAAWIPKVPVTHIGNAPLASDFNILSGTSMSCPHASGVAALLKDARPGWSPAAIRSAMMTTASALDNTFQPIKEVGNYYIATSPLAVGAGQVDPNKALDPGLVYDASPQDYVSMLCACNYTLNQIKLITRSSKDYACSKPSSDLNYPSFISIFNANLTTHFQTFKRTVTNVGDGPAKYTVSVTVPKWLAVVVEPNVLVFKEKYEKLSYRVHLKASLEASRMTAYGFGDLIWVSETGKYKVRSPIVVLL encoded by the coding sequence ATGGCCTCTCCATTTGCTTGCTTGCTATTCCGTACATGCCTTCTTCTCTCCACTCTGGTTGGTATTTCCTTGGTAATGGCTGCTGAACGTTCGACCTATATTGTCCATATGGACGGGTCGGTGATGCCAAAGGCCTTCAACCATCACAAGCAGTGGTACACAGCTTCTCTTCAGTCTCTAAGCGTTGCCACCTCAAATCTACTCTATGTCTACGAGAACGCCATGCATGGATTCAGTGTTGCACTCTCAGGAGAAGAACTAAAAGCTCTCAAGAAAATGCCAGGAGTGCTGGACGTGCACAAGGACAGACACGCCAAAGTGGACACAACCCATACGTACGAATTCCTTAACCTGAATGTGGCCACTGGACTCTGGCCAGCCTCCAACTACGGGGAAGACGTGATCATCGGCGTCATCGACACCGGAGTCTGGCCGGAGCACAAGAGCTTCAATGACAGAGGGATGAGTGAAGTACCAAAGAGATGGAAGGGAGTATGCGAGGCAGGAGAGGAGTTCAACTCCTCCATGTGCAACCGCAAGCTCATCGGAGCTCGCTACTTCAACAAGGGTGTCATTGCCGGTAATCCTGGTGCAACCATCACGATGAATTCGACTAGAGATATTGAAGGCCATGGCACACACACTTCATCCACAGCAGCAGGGAGCTATGCTGCTGCTAACTTTTTTGGTTATGCCCCCGGGGTTGCAAGAGGGGTTGCGCATAGAGCAAGATTGGCCATGTACAAGGTCCTCTGGCTTGAGGGGCGTTATGCATCTGATGTCCTCGCTGCCATGGACCAAGCTATGATTGATGGTGTTGATGTTATCTCAATATCAATGGGCTTCGATGGATTGCCATTGTATGAAGACCCAATAGCCATAGCATCATTTGGTGCAATGGAGAAGGGAATTATTGTTTCCTCTTCTGCTGGGAATGCCGGACCGGACTTGGAAACTCTACATAACGGAATCCCTTGGGTGTTAACCGTGGCGGCAGGCACAATCGACCGCCAACTCTCAGGGATAGTGGTATTAGGCAATGGTCAGATCATCACTGGGACAACGCACTACCCTGAAAACGCATTCCTTGTGGACGTGCCAGTCGCCTATGATGAAACCATCTTGCCATGCAACTCATCCAAATTGTTGTCCTCAGTGGCCGCTGATAACATCATTATATGCAAGGACAAGGGAAAAACATGGAAACAGGAATCTTTTGTGACTCAATCCAGAGCTGCAGGAGCTCTAATAATAGCCAACACAAGTGAGTACATTTTTGAATACACAAGTCCTGTGATTGTGATTGGTCCTGAAGATGGAGTCATGTTGGTGGAGTATGCTAAGAACAACTCAACTGCCACGGTCACAATGAAGTTCAAGCAGACCTTTGTGGGCACAAAGCCAGCTCCTGCAGTGGCGTCTTTCTCATCAAGAGGGCCGTCACCAAGTTTCAAGAGTGTGCTAAAGCCTGACATAATGGCTCCAGGTGTTGATGTCCTCGCTGCATGGATTCCAAAAGTTCCGGTGACTCACATCGGCAATGCTCCCTTGGCCAGTGATTTCAACATCTTATCTGGGACATCAATGTCATGCCCACACGCATCCGGTGTGGCGGCACTGCTCAAGGACGCAAGGCCGGGCTGGAGCCCGGCTGCCATCCGATCAGCAATGATGACTACAGCTAGTGCATTAGATAACACTTTTCAACCCATCAAAGAAGTTGGAAACTACTACATTGCTACAAGTCCTCTCGCCGTGGGAGCCGGGCAAGTGGACCCAAACAAGGCTTTGGACCCTGGGCTTGTCTATGATGCCAGCCCACAGGACTATGTGAGCATGTTATGTGCTTGCAATTACACTCTTAATCAGATCAAGCTGATCACGAGGTCTTCCAAGGACTATGCCTGCTCCAAACCTTCATCTGATCTTAACTATCCAtccttcatctccatcttcaatGCTAATCTTACAACTCACTTCCAAACGTTTAAAAGAACAGTAACCAACGTCGGTGATGGTCCGGCGAAGTATACCGTCTCTGTGACGGTGCCCAAGTGGCTTGCAGTTGTTGTGGAACCGAATGTGCTAGTTTTCAAGGAGAAATATGAGAAGCTGAGTTATAGGGTTCATCTGAAGGCAAGCTTAGAAGCATCAAGGATGACTGCATACGGATTTGGAGATCTTATCTGGGTTTCTGAAACTGGAAAGTATAAAGTTAGGAGCCCAATTGTGGTACTTCTCTAG